A single Natrinema pellirubrum DSM 15624 DNA region contains:
- a CDS encoding ribbon-helix-helix domain-containing protein, producing the protein MTEYTTVSIPKDLADRVEDTIEGTSFQSTSDLVRFLLRSIVIQHQKEGELTEAEFEEITEQLRGLGYLE; encoded by the coding sequence ATGACCGAATACACCACTGTGTCGATCCCGAAGGACCTCGCGGACCGCGTCGAAGACACCATCGAAGGCACGAGCTTTCAGAGTACGAGCGACCTCGTCCGGTTCCTGCTTCGTAGCATCGTGATCCAACACCAGAAGGAGGGCGAACTCACCGAAGCGGAGTTCGAAGAGATCACCGAACAGCTCCGCGGACTCGGCTACCTCGAGTAG
- a CDS encoding DUF5789 family protein, which produces MGVRPPSSGDDEEPDSIEFGIAAVDARLTDAELRFPATKDDVNAALGHERIPYDVHGNDVALSEMLERVPARQFESRQELLNALHEPFEEYRRNRSGGVVAQVRSLLPF; this is translated from the coding sequence ATGGGAGTCCGGCCACCATCGAGCGGCGACGACGAGGAACCCGACAGCATCGAGTTCGGCATCGCGGCCGTCGACGCCCGCCTCACGGACGCCGAGTTGCGCTTTCCGGCCACGAAAGACGACGTCAACGCGGCACTCGGCCACGAGCGCATTCCCTACGACGTCCACGGTAACGACGTGGCGCTGTCCGAGATGCTCGAGCGGGTTCCGGCCCGACAGTTCGAGTCCCGGCAGGAACTGTTGAACGCGCTCCACGAGCCTTTCGAGGAGTATCGGCGGAACCGTTCGGGTGGGGTCGTCGCACAGGTCCGTTCACTGTTGCCTTTCTGA
- a CDS encoding VOC family protein — MLSGLAWLALEAKYLEPAAAFYEKALGLTVCERGPREVVFAAGDTDLVCRRPDGIPRGGLHTHFALSIPDAEYDDWWERLSEGYDLEEAQFGPARSLYLYDPDGNCVELGQQDVAGPGIDGLFEVVLEVRDLERAHRFYEALGFETVDEGDDRKRVRLQGPMALELWEPHLGLADARGGVHVDLGFETDEPAAALAAVRDRIGSLEREAADEVVVRDPDGHVLTFTSG, encoded by the coding sequence ATGCTCTCCGGGCTGGCCTGGCTGGCGCTCGAGGCCAAGTACCTCGAGCCGGCAGCGGCGTTCTACGAGAAAGCACTGGGACTGACGGTGTGCGAGCGCGGCCCCCGCGAGGTCGTCTTCGCGGCCGGCGACACCGATCTCGTCTGTCGCCGGCCCGACGGGATTCCGCGGGGCGGGCTCCATACCCACTTCGCGCTCTCGATTCCCGACGCCGAGTACGACGACTGGTGGGAGCGACTGAGCGAGGGCTACGACCTCGAGGAAGCGCAGTTCGGGCCCGCTCGATCGCTGTATCTGTACGATCCCGACGGCAACTGCGTCGAACTCGGGCAACAGGACGTGGCTGGGCCGGGCATCGACGGGCTCTTCGAGGTCGTCCTCGAGGTCCGCGACCTCGAGCGCGCCCACCGGTTCTACGAGGCCCTGGGCTTCGAAACGGTCGACGAGGGCGACGACCGCAAGCGTGTGCGGCTGCAGGGTCCGATGGCGCTGGAACTGTGGGAACCCCACCTCGGCCTCGCCGACGCCCGCGGCGGTGTCCACGTCGACCTCGGGTTCGAGACCGACGAGCCGGCCGCGGCACTCGCCGCCGTCCGGGATCGGATCGGCTCGCTCGAGCGCGAGGCGGCTGACGAGGTCGTGGTCCGGGATCCGGACGGGCACGTCCTGACGTTCACCAGCGGCTGA
- the ilvB gene encoding biosynthetic-type acetolactate synthase large subunit, translated as MSERAAKVTPTDEEQDDEQITDSAAPDAATEEPAAGTETTTDPVTSGAEAVVRALENAGVEYAFGVQGGAIMPVYDALYDSDIYHVTMAHEQGAAHAADAYGIVSGEPGVCLATSGPGATNLVTGIADADMDSDPMLALTGQVPTEFVGNDAFQETDTTGVTTPITKDNTFASGSDTVGNDVSEAFALAREGRPGPTLVDLPKDVTNGETDREPDEPKVPDTYDVQERADEEIVAAAAERIENSDRPALLLGGGVIKGEASEACREFAIEHEIPVITTMPGIGAFPEDHELSLEMAGMHGTGYANMAITHCDTLIGIGTRFDDRLTGGIETFAPEAEVIHVDIDPAEISKNIHADYPLIGDAETVVEQLGEAVDDSPEAKKWRAQCQQWKSDYSMAYDAPKDKPVQPEFVVEALDEATDDDTIVTTGVGQHQMWACQYWTYTEPRTWVSSHGLGAMGYGLPSAIGARLAADDDQDVVCIDGDGSFLMTMQGLSVAVREDLDITVAVLNNEYIGMVRQWQDAFFEGRHAASDYGWMPEFDKLAEAFGAQGYRIDDYDDVADTVADAIAYDGPSVIDVHIDPDANVYPMVPSGGDNGQFALTEDQL; from the coding sequence ATGAGCGAACGCGCAGCAAAGGTCACACCGACCGACGAAGAACAGGACGACGAGCAGATCACCGACAGCGCCGCGCCCGATGCGGCCACCGAGGAACCGGCGGCCGGCACCGAGACGACGACCGACCCCGTCACCTCGGGTGCCGAGGCCGTCGTCCGCGCGTTGGAGAACGCGGGCGTCGAGTACGCCTTCGGCGTACAGGGCGGGGCGATCATGCCCGTCTACGACGCGCTGTACGACTCCGATATCTACCACGTGACGATGGCCCACGAGCAGGGCGCGGCCCACGCGGCCGACGCCTACGGCATCGTCTCGGGCGAGCCGGGCGTCTGTCTGGCCACGTCGGGGCCGGGCGCGACCAATCTCGTGACCGGCATCGCCGACGCCGACATGGATTCGGACCCGATGCTTGCGCTGACCGGACAGGTCCCGACGGAGTTCGTCGGCAACGACGCCTTCCAAGAGACCGACACGACCGGCGTCACGACGCCGATCACGAAGGACAACACCTTCGCGAGCGGCTCCGATACCGTCGGAAACGACGTCAGCGAGGCCTTCGCACTGGCCCGTGAGGGCCGGCCGGGGCCGACCCTGGTCGACCTGCCGAAAGACGTCACCAACGGCGAAACCGACCGCGAGCCCGACGAACCGAAAGTGCCCGACACCTACGACGTTCAAGAGCGGGCCGACGAGGAGATCGTCGCGGCCGCCGCGGAACGGATCGAGAACTCCGATCGGCCCGCCCTCCTGCTGGGCGGGGGCGTCATCAAGGGCGAAGCCAGTGAGGCCTGCCGCGAGTTCGCGATCGAACACGAGATCCCGGTCATCACCACGATGCCCGGCATCGGTGCCTTCCCCGAAGACCACGAGCTATCCCTCGAGATGGCGGGGATGCACGGCACCGGCTACGCCAACATGGCGATCACCCACTGTGATACCCTGATCGGGATCGGCACCCGGTTCGACGACCGCCTGACCGGCGGCATCGAGACCTTCGCGCCCGAGGCGGAGGTCATCCACGTCGACATCGATCCCGCGGAGATCTCGAAGAACATCCACGCGGACTACCCGCTGATCGGCGACGCCGAAACCGTCGTCGAGCAGCTAGGCGAGGCGGTCGACGACTCGCCGGAAGCCAAGAAGTGGCGCGCTCAGTGCCAGCAGTGGAAGTCCGACTACTCGATGGCTTACGACGCGCCGAAGGACAAGCCGGTCCAGCCGGAGTTCGTCGTCGAGGCCCTGGACGAGGCCACCGACGACGACACCATCGTCACCACCGGCGTCGGCCAACACCAGATGTGGGCCTGCCAGTACTGGACCTACACCGAACCCCGCACCTGGGTCTCGAGTCACGGGCTCGGTGCGATGGGCTATGGCCTGCCGTCGGCGATCGGCGCACGACTGGCGGCCGACGACGACCAAGACGTCGTCTGTATCGACGGCGATGGCTCGTTCCTGATGACGATGCAGGGACTGTCGGTCGCGGTCCGCGAGGACCTCGATATCACGGTCGCCGTGCTGAACAACGAGTACATCGGGATGGTCCGACAGTGGCAGGACGCCTTCTTCGAGGGCCGACACGCCGCCTCGGACTACGGCTGGATGCCCGAGTTCGACAAGCTCGCCGAGGCCTTCGGCGCACAGGGGTACCGGATCGACGACTACGACGACGTCGCCGACACCGTCGCGGACGCCATCGCGTACGATGGCCCCTCGGTGATCGACGTCCACATCGATCCCGACGCCAACGTCTACCCGATGGTGCCCTCCGGCGGCGACAACGGCCAGTTCGCACTCACGGAGGACCAACTATGA
- the leuC gene encoding 3-isopropylmalate dehydratase large subunit: MSEGTLYDKVWDRHKVTTLPTGQDQLFVGLHLIHEVTSPQAFGMLRERDLEVAYPELTHATVDHIVPTADQSRPYEEDAAEEMMAELEENVREAGIDFSDPTTGDQGIVHVIGPEQGLTQPGKTIVCGDSHTSTHGAFGALAFGIGTSQIRDVLATGTVAMEKQKVRKIQVDGELGEGVEAKDIILEIIRRLGTEGGVGYVYEYAGEAIESLGMEGRMSICNMSIEGGARAGYVNPDETTYEWLEETDYFQENPERFEELKPYWESIRSDEDADYDDVVHIDANELEPVVTWGTTPGQGIGITDPIPEPESLPAEKQDTARRAQEHMRVAPGETMEGYNIDVAFLGSCTNARLPDLRRAARIVEGREVADDVRAMVVPGSQRVQKAAEEEGLKDTFEEAGFEWRNAGCSMCLGMNEDQLEGDEACASSSNRNFVGRQGSKDGRTVLMNPQMVATAAITGEVTDVRELPETEVTA; encoded by the coding sequence ATGAGCGAGGGCACACTGTACGACAAGGTCTGGGATCGACACAAAGTCACCACGCTGCCGACCGGACAGGACCAGCTGTTCGTCGGGCTCCACCTCATCCACGAGGTCACGAGCCCGCAGGCCTTCGGGATGCTCCGCGAGCGCGACCTCGAGGTCGCCTACCCCGAGCTGACCCACGCGACGGTCGACCACATCGTCCCGACGGCCGACCAGTCCCGCCCCTACGAGGAGGACGCGGCCGAGGAGATGATGGCCGAACTCGAGGAAAACGTCCGCGAGGCCGGCATCGACTTCTCGGACCCGACGACGGGAGATCAGGGGATCGTCCACGTCATCGGCCCGGAGCAGGGACTGACCCAGCCCGGCAAGACGATCGTCTGTGGGGACTCCCACACCTCGACCCACGGTGCCTTCGGCGCGCTCGCGTTCGGCATCGGGACCTCCCAGATCCGCGACGTCCTCGCGACGGGGACCGTCGCCATGGAGAAACAGAAGGTCCGCAAGATCCAGGTCGACGGCGAACTCGGCGAGGGTGTCGAAGCCAAGGACATCATCCTCGAGATCATCCGCCGACTCGGTACCGAGGGCGGCGTCGGCTACGTCTACGAGTACGCCGGCGAGGCCATCGAGAGCCTGGGCATGGAAGGGCGGATGTCCATCTGTAACATGTCCATCGAGGGCGGCGCTCGCGCGGGCTATGTCAACCCCGACGAGACCACCTACGAGTGGCTCGAGGAGACGGACTACTTCCAGGAGAATCCGGAGCGCTTCGAGGAACTCAAACCCTACTGGGAGTCGATCCGCTCCGACGAGGACGCCGACTACGACGACGTCGTCCACATCGATGCGAACGAACTCGAGCCGGTCGTCACCTGGGGCACCACGCCCGGCCAGGGAATCGGCATCACGGATCCGATCCCGGAGCCGGAATCGCTGCCCGCGGAGAAACAGGACACCGCCCGACGCGCGCAGGAACACATGCGCGTCGCGCCCGGCGAGACGATGGAGGGGTACAACATCGACGTGGCCTTCCTCGGCTCCTGTACGAACGCCCGCCTGCCGGACCTGCGACGCGCCGCCCGGATCGTCGAGGGACGGGAAGTCGCCGACGACGTCCGCGCGATGGTCGTCCCCGGCAGCCAGCGCGTCCAGAAAGCCGCCGAGGAGGAAGGGCTCAAAGACACCTTCGAGGAGGCCGGCTTCGAGTGGCGCAACGCCGGCTGTTCGATGTGTCTGGGCATGAACGAGGACCAGCTCGAGGGCGACGAGGCCTGTGCCTCCTCGTCGAACCGGAACTTCGTCGGCCGACAGGGCTCGAAGGACGGCCGGACCGTCCTGATGAACCCGCAGATGGTCGCAACGGCGGCGATCACTGGTGAAGTGACCGACGTTCGCGAGCTGCCGGAGACGGAGGTGACCGCATAA
- a CDS encoding DUF5779 family protein: MSDFDLDLRTVEEHIDDELEIEGSIVLGVLDGETPAEEWLETISKGNVLVLNVEGDVNELAAGFARDVREEGGNLVHFRGFLLVTPPGVDVSTERL; the protein is encoded by the coding sequence ATGAGCGATTTCGACCTCGACCTCCGGACCGTCGAGGAACACATCGACGACGAACTCGAGATCGAGGGCAGCATCGTACTGGGCGTCCTCGATGGGGAAACCCCGGCCGAGGAGTGGCTCGAGACGATCTCGAAGGGGAACGTCCTCGTGTTGAACGTCGAGGGCGATGTCAACGAGTTGGCCGCGGGGTTCGCGCGGGATGTCAGGGAGGAAGGTGGTAACCTGGTTCACTTCCGGGGGTTCCTGCTGGTGACGCCGCCGGGCGTGGACGTGAGTACCGAGCGACTCTGA
- the ilvC gene encoding ketol-acid reductoisomerase, which produces MTDDFTTDIYYDDDADVSTLDDETVAVLGYGSQGHAHALNLHDSGVDVIVGLREGSSSRSAAEADGLTVETPADAVAAASYVSVLVPDTVQADVYENAIEPNLEAGDTLQFAHGLNIHYAQIEPPEDVDVTMVAPKSPGHLVRRNYENDEGTPGLLAVYQDTTGDADERALAYAKGIGCTRAGVIETTFREEVESDLFGEQAVLCGGVTSLVKHGYETLVDAGYSPEIAYFECLNELKLIVDLMYEGGHAEMWDSVSDTAEYGGLSRGDRIVDENVRENMEETLEEIQNGEFTREWILENQAGRPSYNQLREAEKNHEIEQVGERLRDLFAWAEEDTEDESVQVQADD; this is translated from the coding sequence ATGACTGACGACTTCACCACCGACATCTACTACGACGATGATGCAGACGTATCGACGCTCGACGACGAGACCGTGGCCGTGCTGGGCTACGGGAGCCAGGGCCACGCCCACGCGCTGAACCTCCACGACAGCGGGGTCGACGTGATCGTCGGCCTCCGCGAGGGCTCGTCCTCGCGCTCGGCCGCCGAGGCCGACGGGCTGACGGTCGAGACGCCGGCCGACGCGGTCGCAGCGGCCTCCTACGTGTCCGTCCTCGTGCCCGACACCGTTCAGGCGGACGTCTACGAGAACGCCATCGAACCCAACCTCGAGGCCGGCGACACGCTGCAGTTCGCCCACGGGCTGAACATCCACTACGCCCAGATCGAGCCGCCCGAAGACGTCGACGTGACGATGGTCGCGCCCAAGAGTCCGGGCCACCTCGTCCGTCGCAACTACGAGAACGACGAGGGGACGCCCGGTCTGCTCGCGGTCTATCAGGACACGACGGGCGATGCGGACGAACGGGCCCTCGCGTACGCGAAAGGGATCGGCTGTACCCGCGCCGGCGTCATCGAGACGACGTTCCGGGAGGAGGTCGAGTCCGACCTCTTCGGCGAGCAGGCCGTCCTCTGTGGCGGCGTCACCTCGCTGGTCAAACACGGCTACGAGACGCTGGTCGACGCCGGCTACTCGCCGGAGATCGCCTACTTCGAGTGTCTCAACGAACTCAAACTGATCGTCGACCTGATGTACGAAGGTGGCCACGCCGAGATGTGGGACTCCGTGTCCGACACCGCCGAATACGGCGGCCTCTCCCGTGGCGACCGCATCGTCGACGAGAACGTTCGCGAGAACATGGAGGAGACCCTCGAGGAGATCCAGAACGGCGAGTTCACCCGCGAGTGGATCCTCGAGAACCAGGCCGGTCGCCCGAGCTACAACCAGCTCCGGGAGGCCGAGAAGAACCACGAGATCGAACAGGTCGGCGAGCGACTGCGCGACCTGTTCGCGTGGGCAGAGGAAGACACCGAAGACGAGTCCGTCCAGGTGCAGGCGGACGACTGA
- the ilvN gene encoding acetolactate synthase small subunit: protein MKKGLEGPPPEERPSPTGRRNKQGIRIDPEVEATHEPRRTVISALVEHEPGVLSDVSGLFSRRQFNIESLTVGPTEDDDRARMTIVVEEPDPGIDQVKKQLRKLVPVIAVRELEPDAMRRELALIKVDAADPAQIAAVAEMYGGKTVDSSPETATVEVTGARQKIEAAIETFSQFGIREISRTGTTALARGTDPTGTASATAQPADEANHDEPYTADDD, encoded by the coding sequence ATGAAGAAGGGACTCGAGGGCCCACCACCGGAAGAGCGACCGTCTCCCACGGGACGGCGCAACAAGCAGGGCATCCGCATCGACCCCGAGGTCGAAGCGACCCACGAACCCCGCCGGACCGTCATCTCGGCGCTGGTCGAACACGAGCCCGGCGTCCTCTCGGACGTCTCGGGCCTGTTCTCCCGGCGCCAGTTCAACATCGAGAGCCTCACCGTCGGGCCGACCGAGGACGACGATCGCGCGCGAATGACGATCGTCGTCGAGGAGCCGGATCCGGGCATCGACCAGGTCAAGAAGCAACTGCGCAAGCTCGTGCCGGTCATCGCGGTGCGCGAACTCGAGCCCGACGCCATGCGTCGGGAACTCGCGCTGATCAAGGTCGACGCCGCCGACCCCGCACAGATCGCCGCCGTCGCGGAGATGTACGGCGGCAAGACCGTCGACTCGAGCCCGGAGACGGCGACGGTCGAGGTCACCGGTGCGCGCCAGAAGATCGAGGCCGCGATCGAGACGTTCAGTCAGTTCGGGATCCGGGAGATCTCCCGGACCGGGACGACGGCGCTGGCCCGCGGAACCGACCCGACAGGGACGGCCAGTGCAACGGCACAGCCCGCCGACGAGGCGAACCACGACGAACCCTACACAGCAGACGATGACTGA
- a CDS encoding ferritin-like domain-containing protein, translating to MTTDEITDLLTGAYIDELETVMNYQTNAIVLDGIHAEEVKTSLEEDIQEELDHARILGERLKQLDESPPGSESFEANQHSLQPPEDTTDVQSVIEGVLEAEEDAIETYRSLIEAATEANDPVTEDVAVTILADEEAHRTEFRGFQKEFPMD from the coding sequence ATGACGACCGACGAGATCACCGACCTGCTGACCGGCGCGTACATCGACGAACTCGAGACCGTAATGAACTACCAGACCAACGCGATCGTCCTCGATGGCATCCACGCCGAGGAGGTCAAGACGAGCCTCGAGGAGGACATTCAGGAGGAACTCGACCACGCCAGAATACTCGGCGAGCGGCTGAAACAGCTCGACGAGTCGCCGCCGGGTTCGGAGTCGTTCGAGGCCAACCAGCACAGCCTCCAGCCCCCCGAAGATACGACCGACGTCCAGTCGGTCATCGAGGGGGTCCTCGAGGCAGAGGAAGACGCCATCGAGACCTACCGGTCGCTGATCGAGGCCGCGACCGAGGCCAACGATCCCGTTACGGAGGACGTAGCGGTGACGATCCTCGCCGACGAGGAGGCCCACCGGACGGAGTTTCGCGGGTTCCAGAAGGAGTTCCCGATGGACTGA
- the aglJ gene encoding S-layer glycoprotein N-glycosyltransferase AglJ, with product MEDDVVRSGSALQPDGGGIVAMTDDSREIAPDEVCILIPTLNEAATIGDVIEGFYDEGYTNVVVIDGDSSDETREIARDHGAEVIVQSGSGKGQAVREALEYITVPYVLMLDGDGTYDPADADRMIEPLSRGYEHVIGNRFADMDDDAMRALNGFGNRVINRAFGFVHGANYEDILSGYRAFTVDSFERLSLDSDGFTIETELAVECVKHGIETTVVPISYSARPEESETNLHPVKDGGTILLALYSLAKTNNPLFYFGSLGVTGIVSGGLIAMYVLWEWIQYQQSHEVIALVSAAAIILGVQLLMFGVLSDMLVTLHREQRRRLERIARDEPEE from the coding sequence ATGGAGGATGACGTGGTACGTTCGGGTTCGGCCCTCCAGCCGGACGGCGGGGGGATCGTCGCGATGACCGACGACTCCCGCGAGATCGCCCCCGACGAGGTCTGTATCCTCATTCCCACGCTCAACGAGGCCGCCACGATCGGCGACGTGATCGAGGGCTTTTACGACGAGGGATACACGAACGTCGTCGTCATCGACGGCGACTCGAGCGACGAGACTCGCGAGATCGCCCGTGATCACGGTGCCGAGGTGATCGTCCAGTCGGGCAGCGGAAAGGGCCAGGCCGTCCGCGAGGCCCTCGAATACATCACGGTTCCGTACGTGTTGATGCTCGACGGCGACGGGACCTACGATCCGGCCGACGCCGACCGGATGATCGAACCGCTCTCCCGGGGCTACGAACACGTCATCGGTAACCGATTCGCAGACATGGACGACGACGCGATGCGGGCGCTGAACGGGTTCGGCAACCGCGTGATAAACCGCGCGTTCGGGTTCGTCCACGGCGCGAACTACGAGGACATTCTCTCGGGGTACCGAGCCTTTACCGTCGACTCCTTCGAGCGCCTGTCGCTCGACTCGGACGGCTTTACGATCGAGACCGAACTCGCCGTCGAGTGTGTCAAACACGGGATCGAAACGACCGTCGTTCCGATCAGTTACAGTGCCCGTCCCGAGGAGTCCGAAACCAACCTTCACCCGGTCAAAGACGGCGGCACTATCCTGCTCGCGCTGTACTCGCTCGCCAAGACGAACAACCCGCTGTTTTACTTCGGGAGCCTCGGCGTCACCGGCATCGTCTCCGGCGGCCTCATCGCGATGTACGTCCTCTGGGAGTGGATCCAGTACCAGCAGAGCCACGAGGTCATCGCACTGGTCTCGGCGGCCGCGATCATCCTCGGCGTGCAACTGCTCATGTTCGGCGTCCTCTCGGACATGCTCGTGACGCTGCACCGCGAGCAACGTCGCCGTCTCGAGCGGATCGCTCGAGACGAGCCCGAGGAGTAA
- the aglM gene encoding UDP-glucose 6-dehydrogenase AglM has protein sequence MHVSIVGSGYVGTTVAACLADLGHDVINIEVDEDIVATINAGEAPIHESGLAERIADHAGTRLRATTNYDAVRETDVTFLCLPTPQADDGSLDLAIMEAGAESLGRALAGKDDDHLVVVKSTVLPGTTEDVVAPILEAESGTPIGEGIEVAMNPEFLRMGTAVQDFLEPDKVVFGTASDETAAILRELYSPILERDGTDLVETDIREAELIKYANNAFLASKVSLVNELGNVAKAYGADAYEVLEAVGLDDRISERFMRSGLGWGGSCFPKDVNALRAGAREQGYEPELLDATVAVNDGQPRRLVALLADHVPLEGARIAVLGLAFKPGTDDIRKSRALDVIDALTARGADVVAYDPVAIENVRPDYPDIEYADSAEGALADADGAVVATDWPEFDDLSFDGMARKVLVDGRRIDVDEDALEVYEGLTW, from the coding sequence ATGCACGTCTCTATCGTCGGCAGCGGCTACGTCGGTACGACCGTCGCCGCCTGTCTCGCGGATCTCGGTCACGACGTAATCAACATCGAGGTTGACGAGGACATCGTCGCCACGATAAACGCTGGCGAGGCACCGATCCACGAGTCCGGGCTCGCCGAGCGGATCGCCGACCACGCCGGCACCCGCCTCCGCGCGACGACCAACTACGACGCAGTCCGCGAAACGGACGTCACCTTCCTCTGTCTCCCGACGCCTCAGGCCGACGACGGCAGTCTCGATCTCGCGATCATGGAGGCCGGGGCGGAGTCGCTCGGCCGCGCCCTGGCGGGCAAAGACGACGACCACCTCGTGGTTGTCAAGAGTACGGTCCTACCCGGGACCACCGAAGACGTCGTCGCACCGATCCTCGAGGCCGAGTCCGGCACCCCCATCGGCGAGGGGATCGAGGTCGCGATGAACCCCGAGTTCCTTCGGATGGGAACCGCGGTACAGGACTTCCTCGAGCCGGACAAGGTCGTCTTCGGTACGGCGAGCGACGAAACGGCGGCTATCCTCCGCGAGCTGTACTCCCCCATTCTCGAGCGCGACGGGACCGATCTGGTCGAGACCGACATCCGTGAGGCCGAACTCATCAAGTACGCGAACAACGCTTTCCTCGCGTCGAAGGTCTCGCTGGTCAACGAACTGGGCAACGTCGCCAAGGCCTACGGTGCGGACGCCTACGAAGTACTCGAGGCGGTCGGGCTCGATGATCGGATCTCCGAACGGTTCATGCGCTCCGGTCTGGGCTGGGGCGGCTCCTGTTTCCCGAAGGACGTCAACGCCCTGCGGGCCGGTGCCCGCGAACAGGGATACGAGCCGGAACTGCTCGATGCGACCGTCGCAGTCAACGACGGACAACCACGGCGACTCGTCGCCCTCCTCGCGGATCACGTCCCCCTCGAGGGTGCCCGCATCGCGGTACTCGGACTGGCGTTCAAGCCTGGCACCGACGACATACGCAAGTCCCGTGCGCTGGACGTGATCGACGCCCTGACGGCGCGCGGCGCGGACGTCGTCGCCTACGATCCCGTCGCGATCGAAAACGTTCGGCCCGACTACCCCGACATCGAGTACGCCGACTCGGCAGAAGGCGCGCTTGCAGACGCGGACGGCGCGGTCGTCGCGACCGACTGGCCCGAGTTCGACGATCTCTCGTTCGACGGAATGGCCCGCAAGGTCCTGGTCGACGGCCGCCGGATCGATGTCGACGAGGACGCACTCGAGGTCTACGAAGGGCTGACCTGGTAG
- a CDS encoding LeuA family protein, with the protein MVAPRVEIQCLHKTAHPLTTVRGVEFFQGTLDSTDEIESARVFDTTLRDGEQSPGTSFSYDDKRQIASILDEMGTHVIEAGFPVNSDAEFEAVRDIASATSSTTCGLARVVDGDIEAALDSGVEMVHTFVSTSDVQIEDSMHATREEVVQRAVESVERIKEAGATCMFSPMDATRTDEEYLIDVIEAVTEAGTDWINIPDTCGVATPTRFRAMIEKVCAHTDARVDVHTHDDFGLATANALAGIEAGAAQAQVSVNSIGERAGNAAYEEYVMAIESLYQCDTGIDTTRITELSSVVEEKSGMDTPGNKPVVGANAFSHESGIHAAGVIENSDTFEPGVMTPEMVGAERRLVMGKHTGTHSVRERLVERGFEPTDEQVKAVTRRVKDYGAEKRRVTVDDLERFAEEAGVERRNEEEVRI; encoded by the coding sequence ATGGTCGCACCTCGGGTTGAGATACAATGTCTTCACAAGACAGCCCATCCTCTGACAACAGTCAGGGGGGTCGAGTTCTTCCAGGGCACGTTAGATTCCACTGACGAAATAGAGTCAGCACGTGTCTTCGATACGACCCTCCGGGACGGCGAACAGTCGCCCGGCACATCGTTTTCCTACGACGACAAACGGCAGATCGCGTCCATCTTGGACGAGATGGGAACCCACGTCATCGAAGCCGGGTTCCCCGTCAACTCCGACGCGGAGTTCGAAGCCGTTCGTGATATCGCTTCGGCAACCAGTTCGACGACCTGTGGCTTAGCCCGCGTCGTCGACGGTGACATCGAAGCGGCCCTCGATTCCGGCGTCGAGATGGTGCATACGTTCGTCTCCACCAGCGACGTCCAGATCGAGGACTCGATGCATGCCACCCGGGAGGAAGTCGTACAGCGCGCAGTCGAGTCGGTCGAACGCATCAAAGAGGCAGGCGCGACCTGCATGTTCTCGCCGATGGATGCGACCCGGACCGACGAGGAGTACCTGATCGACGTGATCGAAGCGGTCACCGAGGCAGGCACCGACTGGATCAACATCCCCGACACCTGCGGGGTCGCGACGCCGACCCGATTCCGGGCCATGATCGAGAAGGTCTGTGCCCACACGGACGCACGGGTCGACGTCCACACCCACGACGACTTCGGGCTGGCCACCGCCAACGCGCTGGCCGGCATCGAAGCCGGCGCGGCACAGGCGCAGGTCTCGGTCAACTCGATCGGCGAGCGGGCCGGCAACGCCGCCTACGAGGAGTACGTGATGGCCATCGAGTCGCTCTACCAGTGCGACACCGGGATCGACACGACGCGCATCACCGAACTCTCGAGCGTCGTCGAGGAGAAAAGCGGGATGGACACGCCGGGCAACAAGCCCGTCGTCGGTGCCAACGCCTTCTCCCACGAGAGCGGTATCCACGCCGCCGGCGTCATCGAGAACTCCGACACCTTCGAACCCGGCGTCATGACCCCCGAGATGGTCGGTGCCGAGCGCCGACTGGTCATGGGGAAACACACCGGGACCCACTCGGTCCGAGAGCGACTCGTCGAGCGCGGCTTCGAGCCCACCGACGAGCAGGTCAAGGCGGTCACCCGCCGCGTCAAGGACTACGGGGCCGAGAAGCGCCGAGTCACTGTCGACGACTTAGAGCGCTTCGCCGAAGAGGCCGGCGTCGAGCGCCGGAACGAGGAGGAGGTGCGGATCTGA